A segment of the Nilaparvata lugens isolate BPH chromosome X, ASM1435652v1, whole genome shotgun sequence genome:
GTGGAAGTGGCAGATGATGTGAAACTGTGTCTCCTACAGATTGTACAGAACAACACACCCATAAGTATATCATTTCGACATTGGGAGTTGTATACCTATCCAACATTACCGCAGACAAGAAAGCATACATGGACTGTCAAGTCGACATCACAGCTTGAAAAGCCACAATACATTGTGGTTGGGCTACAGACTGCAAGACGAGGTGTGGCAGCAGCCAACAGTTCTCGATTTGACAAGTGTAATATAAAAGATGTTAAAGTGTTTTTAAACAGCAGATACTACCCATATAAGAGCattgatggtgatgataatCACATCTACAACATGTATGCAGCTTTCAATGGAGTCTACAACCATGGTAAAGCTCATGCAAGCAACCCTCTGTTTGAAAGTGCCATTGGTGATGGAAAAATAATGCTGTTTGCTTTTGATTGCTCCCGCCAAAATGAGTCACTCAAAACTGGAAGTATCGATGTGAGGATTGAGTTTGAAGCATCTGAAAACATTTCAGGTAATACAACTGCCTACTGTATGATGATTCATGAGATGACAAGAAGAGTATCGGCCAATGTCAGGCCTTGTACTGTCGGTATAAAAAAGATATATAGTCAGTGCATAGTGATAAATTGCTCAGTTGAGCTCGAGACAATGAATGAGCCAGTCATGACAGGATACAGAGGACTCTTTATGGAGGAGGGGGAGCTGTCTTCTCATGAAGGGGAGGACGTGGTGGGCTGTGTTATTGGTGGGCGACCGCTGATGAAAGATGCCTCTACAAGTACAACTGGACTCAATGACTCCTacagtaggggtaaagtgagaatACTGTCTcaaagctgccccaaagctgccccaaagctgcccccaaatctgccccaaatctgattcttggttctaaccttgctcaatccaatgtaatccgatctaacctaacctagccatacccctaatctcacaataaacctcaaatgaagatttcccacttttttggaaaaaaaaactagatccagcttttttttatttcttgaataactaagaaaccgttaattttacaaaaaaattacaagagtaactttttccagtaaatccaataacaaatccattgacacgccatttgtcaagattgaacagaaaataaggatctcatgggaaaactagatccagctttttttatttcttgaataactaagaaaccattaattttacaaaaaatctacaagagtaactttttccagtaaatctaataacaaatccattgacaccccatttgccaagattgaacagaaaataaggatctcatgggaaaactagatccagtttttttatttcttgaataactaagaaaccgttaattttacaaaaaatctacaagagtaactttttccagtaaatctaataacaatctaataacaaatctattgacaccccatttgtcaagattgaacaaaaaataaggatctcatgggaaaactagatccagctttttttatttctttaataactaagaaaccattaattttacaaaaaatctacaagagtaactttttccagtaaatctaataacgagtCCATTGACAcctcatttgtcaagattgaacaaaaataaggATCAGTCCACATTCAGATGAGGGGTccaaagctgcccccaaatctgcccccccccaaagctgattcttggttctaatccaatgtaatctgaactaacttaacctagccatacccctaatctcacaataaacctcaaatgaagatttcccacttttttggaaaaactagatccaatttcttgaataactaagaaaccattaattttacaaaaaaattacaagaataaatttttccagtaaatctaataacaaatccattgacacctcatttgtcaagattgaacaaaaataaggatctgattatgatttcactttttgCTGTAGGCTAGACATTTTTGTGTTGAGACAGAAAGTTGTTTGGCCTCCACAACATGTGAACAGTTTCTTCGGTTAGAGTAAAGTGAAAGTGGGTCAAACAGCTTTCAGTTTCTCTGGTGTGAGTGAAGTAAACAGCTTCCAGTTCCAGACTATAAAAGCTGATTTCTAGTCTGGAATTATACACTCTGTATTCAAGGAAGCAGTTGGAGGTGTAGCCTACATACAGAAAACATCTGTGCATATTCTTCTACCTTCCAAGTTGGAAAACATGGAGGTGAGTGttatctattataatttcttgagtTCATAATCTATTCTAATGTGGTAGTAATTTTTATGAGTGTAGCAGTCCCCcttcttactcactctctctgttTCTTCCCTATCTCTACTGTGATTGGCATAAATCAAACCCAAATTTACATGTACTGTACAAGATTCATTTCAAAGTTTATTGCTTCTGTCACAGAAGGTAGGATGAGTTAATGAAGATTGGttataattttgattgttttttagAGATTTTATTGTGAGTTCATTAGACAATGTCTCTCAAccttaattaatattataagtagAATTTTGATCATgagttaattttattataagttcATTAGGTAGTATGAGACTTTATGCTACTGAGCTTATGAATAAGGTTAGAACCTTCATTATGAGTTTAATTTCATTGTCTGCAAGGCTGCTTCAAGCAACTAAGGTTATTAATTCTTGATTATGATTCTGAATAAATTAAGGAACTCTGGCACATATTCTTAAAATGGAATGTGGAATTTTATTGTGAGTTCATTAGGCAATGTCTCTCAAcctaattaatattataagtagAATTTTGATCATgagttaattttattataagttcATTAGGTAGTATGAGACTTTATGCTACTGAGCTTATGAATAAGGTTAGAACCTTCATTATGAGTTTAATTTCATTGTCTGCAAGGCTGCTTCAAGCAACTAAGGTTATTAATTCTTGATTATGATTCTGAATAAATTAAGGAACTCTGGCACATATTCTTAAAATGGAATGTGGAATTTTATTGTGAGTTCATTAGGCAATGTCTCTCAAccttaattaatattataagtagAATTTTGATCATgagttaattttattataagttcATTAGGTAGTATGAGACTTTATGCTACTGAGCTTATGAATAAGGTTAGAACCTTCATTATGAGTTTAATTTCATTGTCTGCAAGGCTGCTTCAAGCAACTAAGCTTATTAATTCTTGATTATGATTCTGAATAAATTGAGGAACTCTGGCACATACTCTTAAAATATTAGGTATAGAAAATGGATTATTGATTAAGTTCACTTTCATCTTCTTGGGAACCATGTATACTTGATTATGAGTTTAATTCGATTGTCTGCAAGACTGCTTCAAGCAACTAaggttattaattttgaatatgacttgatttgaatgaattaaggAATTCTAGCACATATTCTTAGAATATTAGGTATAGAAGATGGATTATTGATTAAGTTCACTTTCATCTTTTCAGGAACCTGTAGTTAGAGAAAACAAAATGGAGAGAAGTCACCCTAATGGGAAGCTATTCTGAACCAGGACATGAAAATGGaggagttcaataataattgtgagtAGACTACTTTTCTATTACAGTTTTATGATACTATAGTTTTAGTTCATACTCTTGCTCTCTTTCTATCATACACATAGCCACAAGAGTTGAGTGACACAACCTTCAACCAAAAagcatccctctcactcactcctactATCGCTCTCTTTCACACACCTGAAACCGGTTGGCATGCACAGTGCAACTTGATAAAGAGAGGAATTCCAGATTGAAGCTGAGAGGTTAGAGGGTGCGGGCGGGCGGTGCTTGTGCCTGGAATGTGCACAAGTCAAACAGCTTCCAGTTTCTCAACCAAAAagcatccctctcactcactcctactATCATACTCTCTTCTACTTACtacctctcactcactcctactATTATGCTCTCTTCTACctactccctctcactcactcccactattcattcataattgaaacttttgaaagaacatagaattttttattgattttaggAGGCCAGTTCAATCCTCCACTACCAGGATATCACCAAGAAAAAAATTCTTGGAATACCACACTCATCTCCATACATCATCATATCATGGTAGAAAGGTATTTCAATAAGACTAATTGATATTAAGTTTAGTTTGGTTTTTTATgtatattaaaaaaacataCAAAAATGTATAGGCCCATTACAGAGAGAGGTATAAATGGAAACTGTTTGCGTTTTAGATGGgataagtttgaaattattgatcctatattgatatttcaaagcTTGAAACCAATTGTACTTGATATATGTTCAAGAGAAgctgaaaaatttaattataatataaaatggtaTGTTGCTCTCAAATTAAAGCTAAAGAAATTAGTTGCAGATCATGAAATGGATACTACACCAACATTTCATGGGATAGCACGAACAATTCTACAAATTCAAGATAACATAAATGAGTTTAGTGTTCAATGggatgaagcagaaggtattatatggaataaaatagataaattcaTACAATATGGTAGTGGTTGGGtgattaattcaattgaatgtttcaatttgaatattgtttgctaCAAACCAATATATTCAGGAAGATATGTGCCAACTCCCAAAAAGCTTGATAATAAGAAATCaactattaatataaaaaatgaggaTCAAAGGTGCTTCTTATGGTCAGTACTAGCTTACTTCAATCAAGACCAAAAACACAATAGAGTAACAGACCTACAAAAATACTCACATTTAGTTAATGTTGGGGATTTGGAATTCCCTGTAAAAATAGAAGACATACAAAAATTTGAGAGTTTCAATGAAgatatttgtataaatatttattattatgtagaAGAGAGTGACACTATCTCCCCACTCTATGTATCTAAATATCAAAGTAGAttgcataaaataaatttaacttTGCTAGaggataaacatttcatttatataaggAATCTTTCAAGCCTAACTCTTGCAAATGCAGCTAGTTCATACATTCCAACCCCCAAAAAACTTGCTAATAAGAAATCAACtattaatatgaaaaatgagGATCAGAAATCATTCTTATGGTCAGTACTATTATTCTTCAATGAAgatcaaaaacacaatagagTAACAGACCTACAAAAATACTCACATTTAGTTAATGTTGGGGATTTGGAATTCCCTGTAAAAATAGAAGACATACAAAAATTTGAGAGTTTCAATGAAgatatttgtataaatatttattattatgtagaAGAGAGTGACACTATCTCCCCACTCTATGTATCTAAATATCAAAGTAGAttgcataaaataaatttaatcttgctagaggataaacatttcatttatataaggAATCTTTCAAGACTCACTCTTGCAAATGCAGCTAGTTCGTACATTCCAACCCCCAAAAAACTTGCTTATAAGAAATCaactattaatataaaaaatgaggaTCAGAAATCATTCTTATGGTCAGTACTATCATTCTTCAATGAAgatcaaaaacacaatagagTAACAGACCTACAAAAATACTCACATTAGTTAATGTTGGGGATTTGGAATTCCCTGTAAAAATAGAAGACATACAAAAATTTGAGAGTTTGAATGTAgatatttgtataaatatttattattatgtagaAGAGAGTGACACTATCTCCCCAATCCATGTACCCAAATATCAAAGTAGATTGCATAAAATAAACTTAATCTTGCTAGaggataaacatttcatttatataaggAATCTTTCAAGACTCACTCTTGCAAATGCAGCTAGTTCATACATTCCAACCCCCAAAAAACTTGCTAATAAGAAATCaactattaatataaaaaatgaggaTCAGAAATCATTCTTATGGTCAGTACTATCATTCTTCAATGAAGATCGAAAACACAATAGAGTAACAGACCTACAAAAATACTCACATTTAGTTAATGTTGGGGATTGGAATTCCCTGTAAAAATAGAAGACATACAAAAATTTGAGAGTTTGAATGTAGATATTTGTATAAATGTCTATGATTATATAGAAGAGTGTGACACTATCTCCCCAATCCATGTACCCAAATATCAAAGTAGATTGCATAAAATAAACTTAATCTTGCTAGaggataaacatttcatttatataaggAATCTTTCAAGACTCACTCTTGCAAATGCAGCTAGTTCATACATTCCAACCCCCCAAAAACTTGCTAATAAGAAATCaactattaatataaaaaatgaggaTCAGAAATCATTCTTATGGTCAGTACTATCATTCTTCAATGAAGATCGAAAACACAATAGAGTAACAGACCTACAAAAATACTCACATTTAGTTAATGTTGGGGATTTGGAATTCCCTGTAAAAATAGAAGACATACAAAAATTTGAGAGTTTCAATGAAgatatttgtataaatatttattattatgtagaAGAGAGTGACACTATCTCCCCACTCTATGTATCTAAATATCAAAGTAGAttgcataaaataaatttaacttTGCTAGaggataaacatttcatttatataaggAATCTTTCAAGACTCACTCTTGCAAATGTAGCTAGTTCGTACATTCCAACCCCCAAAAAACTTGCTTATAAGAAATCaactattaatataaaaaatgaggaTCAGAAATCATTCTTATGGTCAGTACTATCATTCTTCAATGAAgatcaaaaacacaatagagTAACAGACCTACAAAAATACTCATATTTAGTTAATGTTGGGGATTTGGAATTCCCTGTAAAAATAGGAGACATACAAAAATTTGAGAGTTTGAATGTAGATATTTGTATAAATGTCTATGATTATATAGAAGAGTGTGACACTATCTCCCCAATCCATGTACCCAAATATCAAAGTAGATTGCATAAAATAAACTTAATCTTGCTAGaggataaacatttcatttatataaggAATCTTTCAAGACTCACTCTTGCAAATGCAGCTAGTTCATACATTCCAACCCCCCAAAAACTTGCTAATAAGAAATCaactattaatataaaaaatgaggaTCAGAAATCATTCTTATGGTCAGTACTATCATTCTTCAATGAAGATCGAAAACACAATAGAGTAACAGACCTACAAAAATACTCACATTTAGTTAATGTTGGGGATTTGGAATTCCCTGTAAAAATAGAAGACATACAAAAATTTGAGAGTTTCAATGAAgatatttgtataaatatttataattatgtagAAGAGAGTGACACCATCTCCCCACTCCATGTATCTAAATATCAAAATAGattgcaaaaaaataaatttaatcttgctagaggataaacatttcatttatataaggAATCTTTCAAGCCTAACTCTTGCAAATGCAGCTAGTTCATACATTCCAACCCCCAAAAAACTTGCTAATAAGAAATCaactattaatataaaaaatgaggaTCAGAAATCATTCTTATGGTCAGTACTATCATTCTTCAATGAAGATCAAAAACAATGAGGATCAGAAATCATTCTTATGGTCAGTACTATCATTCTTCAATGAAGATCAAAAGAACAATAGAGTAACAGACCTACAAAAATACTCACATCTAGTTAATGTTAGGGATTTGGAATTCCctgtaaaaatagaaaaaattccaaaatttgagAGTTTCAATGAAGATATTTGTATTAATGTGTTGAGTTATGAGGATGAGAAGGATATTATATATCCCATATTTACATCTAAGAATAGGGGAAGGAAGCATACAATAACTCTTCTTTTCCTAAAAAAACAACATTATATTCTAGTGAAGAATTTATCAAGATTGTTGTCTGATCAAACAGAACATCATGGAAAAGTGGAGATATGTCCCTATTGTTTACATATATTCACAAAGACAAATGCTCTTGCTAATTTAGAAAAACATCTAGAATTAGGTTCATTGAATAAATGTCAAAGAGTTAGAATGCCACAAGAGGGGGAGATATTGAAATTCTCGAATTATAGTTACACTCTCAAAGTTCCATACATTATATATGCAGATTTTGAATGtatgattattgataatattcacaAACCTTGTGGTTATGGTTATTTGATAATAGATGAAGAGGGGGAGGTATATTATGGTCCAAAAATTGTTAGGGCCAATAGCTTGGAGGAATctgagaaattgattgataatttcataGATGAATTAGAAACACATAgtgttatattgaaaaagaaattgcaaactattattgatatgaatttcACTACAGAAGATGAAAAGACATTTACAACAAAAATCTTGTTGTTTATGTACAAAACCCATAGATTTCATTGATAGGGTCAGACATCACTCTCACTCAACAGGAAAGTTTATTGGTGCTGCACATAATACTTGTAATTTAAATAcgaaaaaagtaaaattcatACCAGTAATTTTCCACAATCTAACTGGATATGATATGCATTTCATTCTGAAATCTCttggaaattatagaaaaaaaattagcaCTATTGCAAAAAGTAGTGAGAAAATAATGACAATGACATTGAATAACACATTAAGATTTATAGACTCATTGAATTTTCTACATTCTTCTCTTGATAAATTAGTTGCTATAAATCCTGAGTTCAAGCTACTTCAACAACATTACCCTCCAAATAAAATTGATCTACTAAGAAAAAAACAATTGTATCCATATGAATATatgaacaattttcaaaaattcactgAAACTGAATTGCCAACTattgataagttctatagtTCTATAGGTGACAAAAATGCAACTGTAGAAGAGTATGAGCATGCAAAAACAGTATGggaagttttcaaaatagagaatCTTGCACAattccatgatttttatttgaaaatagatattcttctccttgctgatgtttttgaaaactttaggAAAACGTTCATGAATACATACAACATGGATGTAGCACATTGCTACTCTCTCCCTCACTTTTCCTGGTCTgctatgttgaaatacacaaaaGTAGAGTTGCAATTGATTTCTGATCCTGATCAgtatttattctttgaaaaaggaATTAGGGGCGGAATTAGTATTATTCCACACCGCTATGCAAAAGCCAATAATAGGTATAtgaatgatttcaagataaatgaGCCAGAAACATATATTATCTATTGGGACTGTAATAATCTTTATGCCGTGGGAATGTCTTGTAATCTACcacattcaaattttgaatggaTGACAGAAGCAGAAATTCAAGAATTCAATGTAGAACAAGATCAAAGTAATGTAGGATATGTATTGGAAGTGGATCTTGAATACCCAAGACATCTTCATAACAGTCATAATGACTATCCTTTAGCACCAGTGAAAGAAAAACCACCAAATGGAAAAACTGAAAAGTTGTTGACTACTTTGGAAGATAAAgagaaatatataatacatattaataatttgaaactatacCTAAGACTTGGCATGAAGCTCAAGAAAATTCATAGAGGGATTAAATTTCTACAATCCAAATGGTTGGAACCATTTATAAACTTAAATACTCAATTAAGAAGAAATGCATGCAATGACTTTGAACGCAATCTTTATAAACTAATGAATAATAGTATATATGGACGAACTTTAatgaatgtgaaaaaacattctgattttgaaattgtaactaatgaaaaaagactaCATAAACTCATTTCAAAACCAAGAACCAAAAACTGGCATTTatttggagaaaatgttgttggAGTAACCTTAAATAAAGTTGAGATAGTGTTAAATAAACCAATTTATGTTGGAATGGTAATTCTAGAGGAAAGTAAAGCAGTCATGTTTGATTTCCAttataactatattaaaaaaatatttccaaaccAATCTAAAGTTTTAATGTCGGATACAGATAGTTTCATGTATTCAATAGAGTGTGATGACATTTATGAAAAGATTAAGATACATGGAGATATATTTGACACATCAAACTATGAAAGAAATCATATGTGTTatagtgataaaaataataaaattatagggAAATTTAAAGATGAACTAGGAGGCCAAATAATATCTGAATTTGTAGGTTTGAAACCgaaaatgtattcattcatattatccgATAATACAGAAGAAAAGAAGGTAGCGAAGGGTATAACAAAAAGTGCTCAGGAAAAGCAattaagtttcaaattatataaAGATTGCTTATTTCAGGGAAAGACAAAAGTTgtaaagttttattcaattgaaagtaATCTTCACACAGTAACTACTGTGAAAAGAGAGAAGTTAgctttatcacaacatgataataaaagatttttggaaaatgaTGGGATAAGTACCTTGGCTTTTGGACATAAAGATATAGAGAGTAGGAAGAGGAAACATGTTGATGATGATCATTGAGAAagtatatatgaaaaaaaaatgattttctaGATTCTAtattaatacaatttttttagCTCTAAGATTCTTTGCTATTTTAGAATATAAGATTTTTTACTTCAACTTTTGATTTTTATCAGTGAATATTGTTGTATaatttgtatatattattaaatttgagcttgtttataatatcaagagttataaaaacattgtatgatttttttcttgaataatctaataattagaatcaatgaatttattatagttGTATAGTTTGTATTTGTGTACATATATGGAATActgaaatatattctataatgATTTTAAGAgtagataattttattattgagatttattctAATCTCTATCTAGAATTTTAACTTTACATTACTTTCCTAACCATGCCACTCAATGGTGTGTATTCAtagatattatcatagagaattAGGCAATAGGCGGTTGTTTTtggtttgaaattttctgttgaatcaaATGTTAATTTCACATCTATTGCTCcagattttaataattcattttgtctgctgcagtctataaaaattaaTGGTGTGTATTTATCAAATGTATCATAGTCTATTGATGTATAGCTATCATGTTGTCTATGAGGATAGTATGAATGTTGAAAATCTGAAAACATATGATACAACAAGTGTTTATTACCCATTATACTATCATAGGGGAAGTATTGTGCATTCAAATACAAGCGAATATTGTTGAGTTTACAAAAATCAAAGTTTGACATATTTTCAGCTATACTATTTTTCTTATCTCTTtgaaatccaagaataatgaatctaggCTTTTCCATTTGTGATGCTGTTTTCACTGTCCATTGTTGTGTGGTGGCTTCAGGTAATGATGGAAATTCATGAAGCTGCCATGATCTGAATGGTATGACAATACCCTTATCATTGTGAGATAGATTTAATAAATCAATGCGAATTGAGTCTAAAACATGTATATAGGGTACACGCCATTGTATCTttgttatatcaatttttactttacctgctgttgttgattgaatactgtttttatCTGATGATGATCTTAGAAGAACTAACTCCTGCCgaacattcaatataacttttttATAATCTTCCATTATACCCAACCACATTTCTAATGGTATACAAAAActgaatttttctaaatttttccaTCCTTCTAATTTCCATCCAGCATTTTCCATTACTTTTTCATTGAGTGCAGATTGAGATAGAAGATTTTTCATTGTGGTTGTGATTCCTACATTACGTGTACAATCAACTTCAACCCCACCCAGTTCATAtctaatttcatcaaataaatgtgctaCACCATTGTTTATTAGTGAATAGTCTGTTTTTGTATCATCTGCTTTCTTAACATCAATATTACCTTCAATTAGGAGGAAACTTTTACTTGGTAGCGTGTAAATATCTTGTTGATTGACACTGATacgaatttcattattataattatatgtttgAGATGCATATGGGGTGTGACTATGATATTCAAGTTTAGTTACactttcatcaaatttcactttATCACTAACATTGaatatactactactactgttaatatgatttattatacttttttgattcatgattataatttttacctctatttttattatatacaataaatcctaatctttgtaataatttcatatttctttgtGAAAGTTCTCTACTTCCTACACCTCTATCATCATTATTGTATTgtgacaaaatatttgaaaatataagcaTTCTTTTTTATactattgtgtttttttaatatgtAAACGTACTGTTATTACCTCTCCtcgaaaatttatcaattcaccATCTTGATCTACCAGTTTGATACTTATAACACTTaatctatttgtatttattggAAGATAAACTACTGTTGTAGGtgatactattattttaaaaccaGGCGGAACAGTTGTATAAAATTCATATAATGTATGTCCCTCATTCCCATTATTATAGGAtccttgaacaatattacaTTCAACACGAATACTATTTATACGCATAATATGAACTGGTTTTGTAGATATATGCCATTCATTTGCTGATAACTTTGTGTGTTGAAAACCAAGAATTGGACCAATACTATCAGTCATACTGAGATCAATTTCTTTGTCTGCATACAACtcatattgtaatgtattattatttgcttcaattttcaattgattgcTTGTAAGATTGAGTTTATCTCTTATATAAGTTAGAATATCTTCCAATTCATATGATCCCTCAGGTATTTGTACCTGTtgtttatgataaataaatttatcattaatattggtttcaatatttggaattgtattgtatgtgtaTAAATTCACTAGTCCTACTTCATAGTTGCTGGAATCATCTAAATCAACTGgtggaaaaatttcacaaacCAATGGGTTCTGATTTGCTGTTAGTGTAAACATGAttatttatgatatattttttataaagccATAATAGACATAAGTGACCACATActattgagttattattcatttcttgaTATTTCTTATAGTTGTAACATATTCTCACACCTTTCATATAATCTATTAATTCTAAAGTGGTGATAAATTtccaaaactatcaaaatactcACAAACATTTTTATGTTTGATATAACAAGTCCAATGACTCCCAATCCCACTTTCTCCATCTAAATTTATTACaccaatttcttaatctttgtATGGTGTTTCTGGTAGATTATCTCTCATATAGACACCACGAAGGGGTATATTAAGTTTCTTTGCATAGTTTATGATTTCAATATTCGAGAATggtgtttttttttaagattttccTTAATGTTTTTCCTATTTCTTCacttctttttctattattttttctctttaat
Coding sequences within it:
- the LOC120354660 gene encoding uncharacterized protein LOC120354660, coding for MGVLDVTQNGPSSDNSIIGFKYHSHAPYTVSYNANDEIRIPIQQQDVYTLPSESYLHLEYTVTGAANAAVAGTPCVSGFFSNVFSEICYEINGVEVDGIHNPGVTSLMKNAVTFERDEWTKMEGSGYKFSSTTGFADFAANGTNTTIIDVPLRYLLGFAEDYRQILLNVKQELVLTVSPNFHNCVNVAAANVAITKLLWRMPYVEVADDVKLCLLQIVQNNTPISISFRHWELYTYPTLPQTRKHTWTVKSTSQLEKPQYIVVGLQTARRGVAAANSSRFDKCNIKDVKVFLNSRYYPYKSIDGDDNHIYNMYAAFNGVYNHGKAHASNPLFESAIGDGKIMLFAFDCSRQNESLKTGSIDVRIEFEASENISGNTTAYCMMIHEMTRRVSANVRPCTVGIKKIYSQCIVINCSVELETMNEPVMTGYRGLFMEEGELSSHEGEDVVGCVIGGRPLMKDASTSTTGLNDSYSRGKEPVVRENKMERSHPNGKLF
- the LOC120354661 gene encoding uncharacterized protein LOC120354661 — its product is MYLNIKIDCKKINLILLEDKHFIYIRNLSSLTLANAASSYIPTPKKLANKKSTINIKNEDQKSFLWSVLSFFNEDQKHNRVTDLQKYSHLVNVRDLEFPVKIEKIPKFESFNEDICINVLSYEDEKDIIYPIFTSKNRGRKHTITLLFLKKQHYILVKNLSRLLSDQTEHHGKVEICPYCLHIFTKTNALANLEKHLELGSLNKCQRVRMPQEGEILKFSNYSYTLKVPYIIYADFECMIIDNIHKPCGYGYLIIDEEGEVYYGPKIVRANSLEESEKLIDNFIDELETHSVILKKKLQTIIDMNFTTEDEKTFTTKILLFMYKTHRFH